The genomic interval GGGGAGTCTGCACACATACGCGCCACTGTGCAATGCGGTCTTCCCGCCCCGTTCCCCTTCCCTTCCCCACCGGGTGACCTCGGCCGCCGACGGCTCGACGCCGTACCGCGGCGGAGGAAGGTCAACGCACTGCGTACTGACGGGTAAACCTGTCGTGGACGCGCAGGGCGCCGGACGTCCGTAACGTCCGTCATGCCTGCCGGCGTACGACCGACGCAGGTCACCCCGAGTCCACCGGTGACTCCCCTTTTCTGCTGCGGACTTCTCGCTGAAACAGGTGTGCTTCTGTGCTCGAAAACTGGGTGGTCAAACCTGTCTGTCTGCCGCTCATCCGCCGTCGTTGCCACGTGTGCTCGTCCGACAGCTTCCGGACAAGCGGTAAATTTCGCATCAACGCGAACCACAAAGTGCTCGACGTCTGGCTCCTCGCGCTCTGTACGGCCTGCGGGGAGACCACGAAGATCACGGTCATGGAGCGGATGAACGTGCGATCCGTACGTCCCGAACTGCTGGACCGACTCCATGACAACGACTCCGGCCTGGCAGCTGAGCTGCTCCAGGATCCGGTCATGCGGCGCCGCAATCGCATCGACCTCGACTGGGCGGACGCCTGGCGCCTCGACACCGAAGGATCGGGCCACGTGGACCGCGAGGTGGTCGACGTCTCCGTCCGCTTCGCGGCGCGGATACCCGTCCGACCGGCGCGACTGATCGCTGAGGGCTGCGGCCTTTCGCGGGCCGAGGTCGAGAAACTGATCACGGACGGGAAGCTCGTTTCGACGGTCCGGCTGAGCGGCAAGGTCTCCGACGACTTCACCTTCACTCTCAAGCGCTGAGCCCGCAGTGGTAGCTAGCATCACCGGCATGGCGCTGCGACCTGCTCACGTGATCATCAAGGCACTCGCCCCCGCGGCGGTCGGCGAGTTCTGGGCGGAGGCGCTCGACTGGCACGCCTACCACCCCGGCGTGACCACCTACGTCGGACCTGCCGGTGGCCTGGTCTGGCCGGACCCGGTGGTCGTCGGCATCGATGTCGTTCCTGTCCCGGAAGCCAAGACGACGGAAAAGAACCGTGTGCACCTCGATCTCGCCACCCGCTCCGTGGACCATCAGGCGGAACTGGTCGCACGGCTGAAGGCTCTCGGCGCGACGCCCGCCGACGTGGGTCAGGTCGACGTGCCGTGGACGGTACTTGCCGACCCGGAGGGCAACGAGTTCTGTGTGCTTGAGCCCCGGAAGATGTATCGGGACACCGGGCCGATCGCCGCGGTGGTGGTCGACTGCCTGGATCCCCGGGCCATGGCCCGGTTCTGGGGCGAGGCGATGGACTGGACCTCGCACGAGGTGACCGACGAGCACGCGGTGCTGCGCTCCGCCAAGGATGTCGGCCCGTACTTCAGATTCCTCCGCACGCCCGACGCGAAGACCGTGCCGGACCGCGTCCATCTCGACCTGCTTCCTTACCCTGGAGACGACAAGGAAGCGGAGGTTGCCCGGCTGCGGAACCTCGGCGCCGGCGACCTCGACGTCGGCCAGGGAGACGTCCCGTGGACGTGCCTGACAGATCCCGAGGGCCACGAGTTCTGCGTTCTCGCGCTGTCCTGACGCGGCGGTCACCGACCAGGTCGTCGCCTTACCCGGTTACTGGCGCCGTCGGCCGAGGATGCAGAACTCATTGCCTTCGGGGTCTGCCAACACGACCCACGACTGCTCACCCTGGCCGATGTCGACATCAGAAAAGACCGAGCCCGATGAGTGAGACTGGCCACACTTCGACAGCCCACTAAAGATCAACAATCACAAAGGTCGACTGCCCTGCCCGGGCATAGCGAAACGGGCCCATCGTGATCACGATGGGCCCGTTTCGTCGGTGCAACCAGAGCACTTTCGTCGGTGCTCCGTGGTGCGCGAGGGGGGAGTTGAACCCCCACGCCCTTTCGGGCACTGGAACCTGAATCCAGCGCGTCTGCCTATTCCGCCACCCGCGCATTGGGTGTGTCCTCGGGCTCCTCGCCTTGCGGTGCGGCGCCTTCCGACACGCAGAACATTAGCACGCTGGAGGGGGTGGGTTCACATCCCATATCCGCGGGCAGCCGCCCACCAGCGGCTTCGGAAGCGGGCCACCGAACGGGGTGCCGTCGGCCACGTATCAACCTCGTACCGGTTCACGTATCAACCTCGTACCGGTAGCGCCCGTCTCCCCAGGAGCAGGTAGGGGTCCACAGTCAGGTGCGGGACACTGGTCTGCGGCCGCCTCTACGATCCTTGACGAAGGAGCGCACAGCGGAGTTCGGCTGCGGAGTTCGAAGTGGAGCTCCACAGGGAACTTCGGAGGCGTCGACACCCGTCGACCGTGCCGACAGGGGGAACCAGCCGATTCACCGGCGCGTGGATACGATCAGTAAGCAGTACCAGGTAAGCAGCAGGCGCAGTACCCAGGACGGCAAGGACGGAGGAGGTGCCTCATGGGAGTCCTGAAGAAGTTCGAGCAGCGTCTCGAAGGTCTGGTCAACGGCACCTTCGCCAAGGTGTTCAAGTCCGAGGTCCAGCCCGTGGAGATCGCGGGCGCGCTCCAGCGGGAGTGCGACAACAACGCGACCATCTGGAACCGCGACCGCACGGTCGTACCCAATGACTTCATCGTGGAGCTGAGCACGCCGGACTTCGAGCGGCTCAGCCCCTACTCGGGCCAGCTCGGCGACGAGCTCGCCGGCATGGTGAGCGACTACGCCAAGCAGCAGCGCTACACCTTCATGGGCCCGATCAAGGTCAACCTGGAGAAGGCGGACGACCTCGACACCGGTCTGTACCGGGTGCGCAGCCGTACGCTCGCCTCCTCCACCAACCAGCAGGCCCCCGGCCCCGCGGCCCCGGCCGGCCGGGGCGGCGCACCGGCGTCCGGCCCCGGCGGCTACGGCTACCCGCCGGCCGCTCCGGCAGGCGCCCCGCCCATGCCCGCCGCCCCGCCTCCCGGCGGCCGTGGCGCCCCGGGCGGCTACGGCTATCCACAGTCGGCCCAGGGCCAGCGCCCCGGCGCCGGCGGCCCGGTCGGCGCGCCCGCGCCGGGCTCCCGTACCCGCCACTGGATCGAGATCAACGGCGCCCGCCATCAGATCTCCCGCGCCACGCTGGTGCTGGGCCGCAGCACCGAAGCCGACGTGCGGATCGACGACCCCGGCGTCTCGCGCCGGCACTGTGAGATCCGGACCGGAACGCCCTCGACGATCCAGGATCTCGGGTCCACCAACGGCATCGTGGTGGACGGGCAGCACACCACCCGCGCTACGCTCCGCGACGGCTCGCGGATCGTCGTGGGCAGTACCACCATCATTTACCGGCAAGCCGAAGGGTGAAGCGGGGGCAATGTCAGAGCTGACCCTGACGGTCATGCGGCTGGGTTTCCTGGCCGTACTGTGGCTGTTCGTGATCGTGGCCGTTCAGGTCATCCGCAGCGACCTGTTCGGTACGCGCGTCACCCAGCGCGGCGCGCGCCGGGAGGCCGGCCGGGCCCAGCAGGCCCAGCGGCAGGCGCCTCCGCAGCAGCGCCAGCAGCCGGCCGCCGGGGGCCGGCAGCGCCGTAACGCACCCACCAAGCTCGTCGTGTCCGAGGGCACCCTCACCGGCACCACCGTCGCGCTCCAGGGCCAGACCATCACGCTGGGCCGGGCGCACGACAGCACCATCGTGCTGGACGACGACTACGCCTCCAGCCGCCATGCCAGGATCTACCCGGACCGCGACGGTCAGTGGATCGTCGAGGACCTTGGCTCCACCAACGGCACGTATCTCGACCGAACGCGGCTGACGACCCCGACACCGGTTCCGCTGGGCGCAGCGATCCGCATCGGCAAGACCGTCATCGAGCTGCGGAAGTAGTGCTACATCATGAATAGGCGCGAGCGGAGCGAGCACGCGGTGTGGGCCCCCACCCCGGGCCCCGGCGCGCTCCCGACCGGAGGGTGGGCACCGTGCGGATGTACCCGGAGCCGACAGGCGAGGTGCGCATGAGTCTGTCACTGCGCTTCGCCGCCGGATCGCACAAAGGCATGATCCGGGAGGGCAACGAGGACTCCGGATACGCCGGGCCCCGCCTGCTCGCCATCGCCGACGGCATGGGCGGCGCCGCCGCCGGCGAGGTCGCCTCCTCCGAGGCCATCTCCACCATCGTCGCCCTCGACGACGACGTCCCCGGCTCCGACGTCCTCACCTCGCTCGGCGTGGCCGTCCAGCGCGCCAACGACCAGCTGCGCTCCATGGTCGAGGACGACCCCCAGCTCGAAGGCATGGGGACCACCCTGACCGCCCTGCTGTGGACGGGCCAGCGGCTCGGCCTCGTGCACGTCGGCGACTCGCGCGCGTACCTGCTGCGCGACGGTGTCCTCACGCAGATCACGCAGGACCACACCTGGGTGCAGCGCCTGGTCGACGAGGGCCGCATCACCGAGGAAGAGGCCACCACCCACCCCCAACGCTCCCTGCTGATGCGGGCGTTGGGCAGCGGCGAACACGTCGAGCCCGACCTCTCCATCCGCGAGGTCCGCGCCGGCGACCGCTACCTGATCTGCTCCGACGGCCTCTCCGGCGTGGTCTCCCACCAGACCCTGGAAGACACCCTCGCCAGCTATCAGGGCCCCCAGGAGACCGTGCAGGAGCTCATCCAGCTCGCGCTGCGCGGCGGCGGCCCCGACAACATCACGGTGATCGTGGCCGACGTCCTGGACCTGGACACCGGGGACACCCTCGCCGGGCAGCTCTCCGACACCCCGGTCGTGGTCGGCGCGGTCGCCGAGAACCAGCACCAGCTGCACGACAACGGCATCATGCAGACCCCCGCGGGCCGCGCCTCCGGGCTCGGCCGCCAGGGCCACGGGCAGGGCGGGGGCGGCGACTTCGGGCCGTCCAACCCCTCCGACACCACCGGCTACGTCCCCGCGGGCAGCTTCGGCGACTACTCCGACGACGACTTCGTCAAGCCCCGCAAGGGCCGCAAGTGGCTGAAGAGATCCTTCTACTCGGTCCTCGCGCTCGCCGTCATCGGCGGTGGCCTCTACGGCGGCTGGCGCTGGACGCAGACCCAGTACTACGTCGGCGTCAACGACGAACACGTGGCGCTGTACCGCGGCATCAGCCAGGACCTGGCGTGGGTCTCGCTCTCGAAGGTGTCCAAGGACCACCCCGAGATCGAACTCAAGTACCTGCCGCCGTACCAGCAGAAGTCGGTCGAGGGCACCATCGCCGAGGGCGACCTGAAGACGGCCCAGAAGAAGATCGACGAACTGGGCGTCCAGGCCTCCGCGTGCAAGAAGCAGGCCCAGGCGCAGGCCGCGGAGAGCAAGAAGAACTCCAAGACGGGCGAGGGCCAGGCCGGCGGCACCACGGGAACCACTCGGTCCTCCCTGACGTCAAAGGCCACACCGACCCCGACGAGCACGTCCTCCCCGTCCCCGAGCGCTTCCGCATCCCCGACGCCCACTCCCACCCCCGGCCCCACTCTCTCGGACGAGGAGAAGCAGGTCGTCGGGAACTGCGGAACGCAGTAGGCAAGCCGTGAGAGGCCCTGGCACACGATGAGCAGCAGTACTTCGAACACGTCGACGCACCACACGTCCACGATCGGCGCGATCGGCGCTCCCAGCCGTCGCAACACCGAGCTGGCGCTGCTGGTGTTCGCCGTCCTCATCCCGGTCTTCGCCTACGCCAACGTGGGCCTGGCCATCAACGACCAGGTCCCGGCCGGGCTGTTGAGCTACGGCCTGGGCCTCGGTCTCCTGGCCGGCGTCGCCCATCTCGTCGTACGCAAGTTCGCCCCGTACGCGGACCCGCTGATGCTGCCGCTGGCCACCCTGCTCAACGGCCTCGGACTCGTCGCCATCTGGCGCCTCGACCAGTCCAAGCTGCTCCAGCAACTCCATGTCGCCGGCGGCAAGGCCACCAACCAGCTGATCTACACGGCGATGGGCATCGCCCTGTTCGCCGTCGTCCTGGTCTTCCTCAAGGACCACCGGGTCCTGCAGCGCTACACCTACATCTCCATGGTCGGCGCGCTGGTCCTGCTGCTCCTCCCGCTGGTCCCGGGCCTCGGCGCCAACATCACCTACGGCGCCAAGATCTGGATCCAGGTCGGCAGCTTCACCATCCAGCCCGGTGAGTTCGCCAAGATCGTGCTCGCGGTGTTCTTCGCCGGCTACCTCATGGTCAAGCGCGACGCCCTGGCCCTCGCCAGCCGCCGCTTCATGGGCCTCTACCTGCCGCGCGGCCGCGACCTCGGTCCGATCATCGTCGTCTGGATGATCTCGATCCTCATCCTCGTGTTCGAGACCGACCTCGGTACCTCGCTGCTGTTCTTCGGAATGTTCATCATCATGCTGTACGTCGCCACCGAGCGGACCAGCTGGATCGTCTTCGGTCTGCTGATGTCCGCCGCCGGTGCCGTCGGCGTGGCCAGCTTCGAGCCGCACGTCCAGACCCGTGTCCAGGCCTGGCTCGACCCGATGCGCGAGTACACGCTGAGCCGCAACCCGAACGGCGACGGCATGGTCCACTCCGAACAGGCCATGCAGGCCCTGTGGGCCTTCGGCTCCGGCGGCACCCTCGGCACCGGCTGGGGCCAGGGCCACTCCGAGCTGATCCGCTTCGCCGCCAACTCCGACTTCATCCTCGCCACCTTCGGCGAGGAACTGGGCCTGGCCGGCCTCATGGCGATCCTGCTGATCTACGGCCTGATCGTGGAGCGCGGCGTCCGCACCGCCCTCGCCGCCCGCGACCCCTTCGGCAAGCTCCTCGCCATCGGCCTGTCCGGCGCCTTCGCGCTCCAGGTCTTCGTGGTGGCCGGCGGTGTGATGGGCCTGATCCCGCTCACCGGTATGACGATGCCCTTCCTGGCCTACGGCGGCTCCTCCGTCATCGCCAACTGGGCCCTCATCGGCATCCTGATCAGAATCAGCGACACCGCACGCCGCCCGGCGCCCGCCCCCGCCCCCAGCCCCGACGCCGAGATGACCCAGGTGGTCCGCCCGTCATGAACAAGCCCCTGCGCCGGATCGCGATCTTCTGCGGTCTCCTGGTCCTGGCCCTGCTCATCCGCGACAACTGGCTCCAGTACGTCAAGGCCGACAGCCTCCGGGAGGACCCGGACAACCGCCGTGTGCTCATCGCGCGGTATGCCACGCCCCGCGGCGACATCATCGTCGACGGCAAGGCCATCACCGGGCACGCCGAGACCACGTCGGGCGACTTCAAGTACAAGCGCACCTACAAGGACGGCGCGATGTGGGCGCCCGTCACGGGCTTCGTCTCGCAGGCCTACGGCGCCACCCAGCTGGAGTCCATCGAGGACGGCATCCTCACCGGCACCGACGACCGGCTCTTCTTCCGCAACACCCTCGACATGCTCACCGGCAAGCCGAAGGAGGGCGGCAACGTCGTCACCACCCTCAGCGCCGCCGCGCAGAAGGCCGCCTACGACGGTCTGAAGAAGCAGGGCGGCAAGGGCGCGGTCGCCGCCATCGAGCCCTCCACCGGCAAGATCCTGGCGCTGGCCTCCTACCCGTCGTACGACCCCTCCACGATCGCCGGCGGCAGCGACTCCGACGCCGAGGCCTGGAAGAAGATCGACAAGAAGAACAACCCCGACGACCCCTCGCTCAACCGGGCGCTGCGCGAGGTCTACCCGCCCGGCTCGACCTTCAAGGTCGTCACCGCGGCCGCCGCGCTGGAGAACGGCCTGTACAAGTCGGCCGACGAGCAGACAGACTCCCCGCTGCCGTGGACCATGCCGGGCACCACGACCCAGCTGAAGAACGAGGGCAACATCCCCTGCAAGAACGCCACCATGCGGGTCGCCCTCCAGTACTCCTGCAACACCGTCTTCGGCAAGATCGGCTCCGACCTCGAGAACGCGAAGATGCTCGAAGAGGCCAAGAAGTTCGGCTTCACCGAGGAGCAGTTCACACCGGTCCGCTCCAGCGCGTCGGTCTTCTCCGACGACATGAACAAGTCGCAGACCGCGCTGTCCTCCATCGGCCAGTACAACACCGCCGCGACGCCGCTCCAGATGGCCATGGTCGCCTCCGCCGTCGCCAACAACGGCACCCTGATGAAGCCGTACATGGTCGACTCCCTCCAGGCCCCGAACGTGGACACCCTGGAGAAGACCGAGCCGGAGAAGATGAGCGAGCCGCTGTCCCCGGAGAACGCCCAGATCCTCCAGTCGATGATGGAGACGGTCGTCCAGAAGGGCACCGGCACGACGGCCCAGATCCAGGGCGTCACCGTCGGCGGCAAGACCGGTACCGCCCAGCACGGCGAGAACAACAGCAAGAACCCGTACGCCTGGTTCATCTCGTACGCCAAGGTCGGCGACAGCGCCCCGGTCGCGGTCGCGGTGGTCGTCCAGGACGACAACGCGGTCCGCGAGAACATCTCCGGCAGCGGTCTCGCGGCGCCCATCGCCAAGAGCGTCATGGAGGCGGTCATCGACTCCAAGAAGTGACCCCGCTCACGTCGCCTTCACATCGGTGCACGTTGCGATACCGGTCCTGTATCGGGTGACGCACTTGGCCAGGTCACACAAAGCTAGCCGGGTACGGTAGGCCCGGAGTGCAGCCTCCGACCGCACACACGTGCCGGTCGGGACCGACGGAGAGGGCTGGTAGGAAGCTATGGAAGAGCCGCGTCGCCTCGGCGGCCGGTACGAGCTGGGCCAGGTGCTCGGCCGTGGTGGCATGGCGGAGGTCTACCTCGCCATGGACACGCGCCTCGGCCGCACGGTGGCGGTGAAGACGCTGCGCGCGGACCTCGCACGCGATCCGTCCTTCCAGGCCCGGTTCCGCCGGGAGGCCCAGTCGGCCGCCTCGCTCAACCATCCCGCGATCGTGGCGGTCTACGACACGGGCGAGGACTACATCGACGGGGTCTCG from Streptomyces sp. CC0208 carries:
- a CDS encoding DUF1062 domain-containing protein, giving the protein MLENWVVKPVCLPLIRRRCHVCSSDSFRTSGKFRINANHKVLDVWLLALCTACGETTKITVMERMNVRSVRPELLDRLHDNDSGLAAELLQDPVMRRRNRIDLDWADAWRLDTEGSGHVDREVVDVSVRFAARIPVRPARLIAEGCGLSRAEVEKLITDGKLVSTVRLSGKVSDDFTFTLKR
- a CDS encoding VOC family protein, which encodes MALRPAHVIIKALAPAAVGEFWAEALDWHAYHPGVTTYVGPAGGLVWPDPVVVGIDVVPVPEAKTTEKNRVHLDLATRSVDHQAELVARLKALGATPADVGQVDVPWTVLADPEGNEFCVLEPRKMYRDTGPIAAVVVDCLDPRAMARFWGEAMDWTSHEVTDEHAVLRSAKDVGPYFRFLRTPDAKTVPDRVHLDLLPYPGDDKEAEVARLRNLGAGDLDVGQGDVPWTCLTDPEGHEFCVLALS
- a CDS encoding DUF3662 and FHA domain-containing protein, coding for MGVLKKFEQRLEGLVNGTFAKVFKSEVQPVEIAGALQRECDNNATIWNRDRTVVPNDFIVELSTPDFERLSPYSGQLGDELAGMVSDYAKQQRYTFMGPIKVNLEKADDLDTGLYRVRSRTLASSTNQQAPGPAAPAGRGGAPASGPGGYGYPPAAPAGAPPMPAAPPPGGRGAPGGYGYPQSAQGQRPGAGGPVGAPAPGSRTRHWIEINGARHQISRATLVLGRSTEADVRIDDPGVSRRHCEIRTGTPSTIQDLGSTNGIVVDGQHTTRATLRDGSRIVVGSTTIIYRQAEG
- a CDS encoding FHA domain-containing protein produces the protein MSELTLTVMRLGFLAVLWLFVIVAVQVIRSDLFGTRVTQRGARREAGRAQQAQRQAPPQQRQQPAAGGRQRRNAPTKLVVSEGTLTGTTVALQGQTITLGRAHDSTIVLDDDYASSRHARIYPDRDGQWIVEDLGSTNGTYLDRTRLTTPTPVPLGAAIRIGKTVIELRK
- a CDS encoding Stp1/IreP family PP2C-type Ser/Thr phosphatase, with translation MYPEPTGEVRMSLSLRFAAGSHKGMIREGNEDSGYAGPRLLAIADGMGGAAAGEVASSEAISTIVALDDDVPGSDVLTSLGVAVQRANDQLRSMVEDDPQLEGMGTTLTALLWTGQRLGLVHVGDSRAYLLRDGVLTQITQDHTWVQRLVDEGRITEEEATTHPQRSLLMRALGSGEHVEPDLSIREVRAGDRYLICSDGLSGVVSHQTLEDTLASYQGPQETVQELIQLALRGGGPDNITVIVADVLDLDTGDTLAGQLSDTPVVVGAVAENQHQLHDNGIMQTPAGRASGLGRQGHGQGGGGDFGPSNPSDTTGYVPAGSFGDYSDDDFVKPRKGRKWLKRSFYSVLALAVIGGGLYGGWRWTQTQYYVGVNDEHVALYRGISQDLAWVSLSKVSKDHPEIELKYLPPYQQKSVEGTIAEGDLKTAQKKIDELGVQASACKKQAQAQAAESKKNSKTGEGQAGGTTGTTRSSLTSKATPTPTSTSSPSPSASASPTPTPTPGPTLSDEEKQVVGNCGTQ
- a CDS encoding FtsW/RodA/SpoVE family cell cycle protein → MSSSTSNTSTHHTSTIGAIGAPSRRNTELALLVFAVLIPVFAYANVGLAINDQVPAGLLSYGLGLGLLAGVAHLVVRKFAPYADPLMLPLATLLNGLGLVAIWRLDQSKLLQQLHVAGGKATNQLIYTAMGIALFAVVLVFLKDHRVLQRYTYISMVGALVLLLLPLVPGLGANITYGAKIWIQVGSFTIQPGEFAKIVLAVFFAGYLMVKRDALALASRRFMGLYLPRGRDLGPIIVVWMISILILVFETDLGTSLLFFGMFIIMLYVATERTSWIVFGLLMSAAGAVGVASFEPHVQTRVQAWLDPMREYTLSRNPNGDGMVHSEQAMQALWAFGSGGTLGTGWGQGHSELIRFAANSDFILATFGEELGLAGLMAILLIYGLIVERGVRTALAARDPFGKLLAIGLSGAFALQVFVVAGGVMGLIPLTGMTMPFLAYGGSSVIANWALIGILIRISDTARRPAPAPAPSPDAEMTQVVRPS
- a CDS encoding penicillin-binding protein 2, with the translated sequence MNKPLRRIAIFCGLLVLALLIRDNWLQYVKADSLREDPDNRRVLIARYATPRGDIIVDGKAITGHAETTSGDFKYKRTYKDGAMWAPVTGFVSQAYGATQLESIEDGILTGTDDRLFFRNTLDMLTGKPKEGGNVVTTLSAAAQKAAYDGLKKQGGKGAVAAIEPSTGKILALASYPSYDPSTIAGGSDSDAEAWKKIDKKNNPDDPSLNRALREVYPPGSTFKVVTAAAALENGLYKSADEQTDSPLPWTMPGTTTQLKNEGNIPCKNATMRVALQYSCNTVFGKIGSDLENAKMLEEAKKFGFTEEQFTPVRSSASVFSDDMNKSQTALSSIGQYNTAATPLQMAMVASAVANNGTLMKPYMVDSLQAPNVDTLEKTEPEKMSEPLSPENAQILQSMMETVVQKGTGTTAQIQGVTVGGKTGTAQHGENNSKNPYAWFISYAKVGDSAPVAVAVVVQDDNAVRENISGSGLAAPIAKSVMEAVIDSKK